One Phaseolus vulgaris cultivar G19833 chromosome 11, P. vulgaris v2.0, whole genome shotgun sequence genomic window carries:
- the LOC137806024 gene encoding uncharacterized protein, producing the protein MEDPEAHLTVFHTQMMLVGGSDAVRCKLFMSTLTGMAMDWFISLPDGHITSFAYLSQLFREQYLANRAPPPVLYDLFDVKQYQSETLKEYINRFGAQVVKVGTTEEPMIVCAFRKGVCPGPFCESIIRNRPRTFAEIRRRAVEHIATEGEVCEKRTSVAPARPRASSRAQPARVNEATTGRKNQDRRRPYEARRPRARGRAEGNRPAREGNRPLRNNFVVELKDLIAVPNIEDRLRPPVKTDKVLGPHKDSWCEFHEAFGHHINNYLALGHQLDELVKNGFLKDYLAGSSTAEALAVPEEEQAHEMLIHGEVHTISCGFSG; encoded by the coding sequence ATGGAGGATCCCGAAGCACATCTCACTGTGTTCCACACGCAaatgatgctggtaggcggATCCGATGCcgtaagatgcaagctcttcatgagcactctgactgggatggctatggactggttcatcagccttccagatggccatatcacctccttcgCCTACCTTTCACAACTGTTCAGGGAGCAGTACCTAGCCAACAGGGCTCCACCGCCAGTTTTGTACGACTTGTTCGACGTCAAGCAGTACCAGAGCGAAACCttgaaggaatacatcaatcgctttggggcccaggtggtgaaggttggcaccacaGAGGAGCCCATGATCGTCTGCGCGTTCAGAAAGGGGGTGTGTCCAGGGCCTTTCTGTGAGTCaatcatccgcaaccgccccCGAACTTTTGCTGAGATAAGGCGTCGTGCTGTGGAACACATCGCCACTGAGGGCGAAGTTTGCGAGAAGCGCACAAGTGTTGCACCCGCGCGCCCAAGAGCATCTTCGAGAGCACAACCCGCTAGGGTCAACGAGGCCACGACGGGGAGGAAGAATCAGGATAGGAGGCGCCCGTACGAGGCGAGGAGGCCCCGGGCTAGGGGGCGAGCGGAGGGAAACAGGCCGGCGAGGGAAGGaaataggccactaaggaacaaCTTCGTAGTAGAGTTGAAGGATCTCATCGCTGTGCCTAATATTGAAGATAGGCTGAGACCACCAGTGAAGACtgataaggtgttgggacctcacaaagactcgtggtgcgagttccatGAGGCATTCGGGCACCACATCAACAACTACTTGGCGTTGGGtcatcagttggatgagctggTGAAGAATGGTTTTTTGAAGGATTATTTGGCTGGGTCTTCTACGGCCGAAGCTCTGGCGGTACCAGAGGAGGAACAGGCACACGAGATGCTGATCCATGGGGAAGTCCACACCATCTCTTGTGGCTTCTCAGGTTGA